One genomic segment of Sminthopsis crassicaudata isolate SCR6 chromosome 4, ASM4859323v1, whole genome shotgun sequence includes these proteins:
- the CITED2 gene encoding cbp/p300-interacting transactivator 2 codes for MADHMMAMNHGRFPDGTNGLHHHPAHRMGMGQFPSPHHHHQQQQQHAFNALMGEHIHYGAGNMNATSGIRHAMGPGTVNGGHPPSTMPPTARFNNSQFMGPPVASQGGSLPASMQLQKLNNQYFNHHPYPHNHYMPDLHPASHQMNGTNQHFRDCNPKHSNSSGNSGGSSSNSSSNMPSSVPHVPAAMLPPNVIDTDFIDEEVLMSLVIEMGLDRIKELPELWLGQNEFDFMTDFVCKQQPSRVSC; via the coding sequence ATGGCTGACCACATGATGGCCATGAACCACGGGCGATTCCCCGATGGCACCAACGGGCTGCATCACCATCCTGCTCATCGGATGGGAATGGGTCAGTTTCCAAGCCCCCATCACCACcaccagcaacaacaacaacacgcCTTCAATGCCTTAATGGGCGAGCATATACACTATGGCGCTGGGAATATGAATGCCACTAGCGGGATCAGACATGCGATGGGGCCAGGGACTGTGAATGGAGGGCACCCCCCCAGCACCATGCCCCCCACGGCCAGATTTAACAACTCCCAGTTCATGGGGCCCCCAGTCGCTAGCCAGGGAGGTTCCTTACCGGCCAGCATGCAGCTGCAGAAGCTAAACAATCAGTATTTCAACCATCACCCTTATCCCCACAACCACTATATGCCGGATTTGCACCCAGCAAGCCACCAGATGAACGGGACGAACCAGCATTTCAGAGATTGCAACCCAAAGCACAGCAATAGCAGCGGCAACAGCGGcggtagcagcagcaacagcagcagcaacatgcCTTCCTCGGTTCCCCACGTCCCTGCTGCGATGCTGCCTCCCAATGTCATAGACACTGACTTCATAGACGAGGAAGTGCTCATGTCCTTAGTGATAGAAATGGGTTTGGACCGCATCAAGGAGCTGCCTGAACTCTGGCTGGGACAAAACGAGTTTGATTTTATGACGGACTTCGTGTGCAAACAGCAGCCTAGCAGAGTGAGCTGCTGA